A region from the Linepithema humile isolate Giens D197 chromosome 1, Lhum_UNIL_v1.0, whole genome shotgun sequence genome encodes:
- the RpL17 gene encoding large ribosomal subunit protein uL22, with the protein MGRYSHEPVNQTKSCKARGSNLRVHFKNTHEAARAVKNMPLRRAQKYLKNVIEHKECVPFRRFNGGVGRCAQAKQFGTTQGRWPKKSAEFLLQLLRNAESNADYKGLDVDRLVIEHIQVNHAPCLRRRTYRAHGRINPYMSSPCHIEVILTEKEDVVAKATEEEPSKKKLSKKKLARQKEKMMRE; encoded by the exons ATGGGTCGTTATTCCCACGAACCGGTCAATCAGACCAAATCTTGTAAAGCGCGCGGATCCAATCTTCGAGTGCACTTTAag AACACTCATGAGGCAGCCCGTGCTGTTAAGAACATGCCTCTACGGAGGGCACAAAAATACCTGAAGAACGTCATCGAACATAAGGAGTGTGTTCCCTTCCGTAGATTCAACGGTGGTGTTGGCAGATGCGCTCAAGCAAAACAATTTGGCACTACGCAAG gTCGTTGGCCTAAGAAGTCTGCGGAATTTCTACTACAACTTTTAAGAAATGCAGAAAGTAATGCGGATTACAAAGGGCTCGATGTAGACCGTCTTGTGATTGAACACATTCAAGTTAATCATGCGCCTTGCCTTCGTAGAAGAACATATAGAGCTCATGGTCGTATAAATC CTTATATGAGCTCGCCTTGTCATATTGAAGTAATACTGACAGAGAAAGAAGACGTTGTTGCTAAAGCAACAGAAGAAGAGCCATCAAAAAAGAAACTTAGCAAGAAAAAGCTTGCTAggcaaaaggaaaaaatgatgagagaataa
- the LOC105671070 gene encoding TBC1 domain family member 13, producing the protein MSILRKRLSEFDDVLNADEIDTVSLGKICFHGIPDEPGGLRPLCWKLLLNYLPSTRSSWIETLKRKRELYNTFIEDLIVMPGESNTDDKERVDVTLHDHPLNLNPDSKWQTYFKDNEVLLQIDKDVRRLCPDISFFQQGTDYPCQKIVNANGQQRLHNRVQHTVLKSANVERKGLGVTKIAVSVRKAAEDYAPLAEGGEAHWEVLERILFLYAKLNPGQGYVQGMNEIVGPIYHAFACDPDPTWRKYAEADTFFCFTNLMGEIRDFFIKTLDEAEFGINSMMSKLTNQVRVNDPEIWLRLHQQELCPQYYSFRWLTLLLSQEFPLPDVMRIWDSLFADENRFSFLIHICCAMILLLRDQLLAGDFATNVKLLQNFPSMDIQIVLSKAAALAGKTL; encoded by the exons ATGAGCATTTTGCGAAAGAG ATTGAGCGAATTCGACGATGTTCTCAATGCGGATGAGATAGATACAGTCAGTCTTGGCAAAATATGTTTCCATG GTATACCTGATGAACCTGGTGGACTGAGGCCTCTGTGTTGGAAGTTATTGCTTAACTATTTGCCATCTACAAGATCTAGTTGGATAGAGACTTTGAAGCGCAAGAGGGAGttgtataatacatttattg aaGATCTCATTGTTATGCCTGGAGAATCTAATACGGATGACAAAGAAAGAGTCGATGTAACATTACACGATCATCCTCTTAATTTAAATCCGGACAGTAAATGGCAAACGTACTTTAAAGATAATGAAGTTTTGCTCCAGATTGATAAAGATGTTag GCGACTATGTCCAGACATATCATTTTTTCAACAAGGCACTGATTATCCATGTCAAAAGATAGTGAATGCCAATGGTCAGCAGCGTTTGCATAACAGAGTTCAACACACCGTGCTGAAAAGTGCAAATGTTGAACGAAAGGGATTAGGAGTGACCAAG ATAGCAGTCTCTGTGAGAAAGGCGGCAGAAGACTACGCGCCATTGGCTGAAGGCGGTGAAGCACATTGGGAAGTGTTAGAgcgaatactttttttatacgcTAAATTAAATCCTGGCCAAGGTTACGTACAGGGTATGAATGAGATAGTTGGGCCTATATATCACGCATTTGCTTGCGATCCTGATCCCACATGGAGAA aatacGCTGAAGCAGACacgtttttttgttttacaaacTTAATGGGTGAAATACGTGATTTCTTTATAAAGACACTGGATGAAGCTGAATTTGGAATTAATTCAATGATGAGTAAATTGACCAATCAAGTTAGAGTCAATGATCCCGAAATTTGGTTGCGTCTGCACCAGCAAGAACTGTGTCCACAGTACTACAGCTTTAG GTGGTTGACGCTTCTTCTTTCGCAAGAGTTTCCTTTACCGGATGTTATGAGAATATGGGACTCGTTGTTTGCTGATGAGAACAGATTTAGTTTTCTTATACATATCTGCTGTGCCATGATCct ATTATTGCGGGACCAATTATTGGCCGGCGATTTTGCTACCAATGTTAAACTCTTACAG aatTTTCCATCAATGGACATACAAATTGTGCTCTCTAAAGCCGCTGCTCTAGCAGGCAAGACTTTATAA
- the LOC105671069 gene encoding uroporphyrinogen-III synthase-like, whose product MAGNGKTVILCKGSSEKNDKEEAYVQMLKSAGYICECLRTLRFEFVNISKLQTCLLAADKYSGLILTSPRTVEAIALAVKDDASILYHWKQVPAYCIGPATDSLARSQLDLQHCIGSQSGNSKQLAEQIISNVKKNSKPLLYPCSEIARDTIACTLDNNEVSIHKIVVYRTLESESLEQDLLEVLKKSYNIFVFFSPSAVEFIVAQLKRNSCNIKDIKAVAIGPVTKDALINSGFNIYATADKPEPASLVHVIKAAEYIENSSEDVS is encoded by the exons ATGGCCGGAAATGGCAAAACTGTGATATTATGCAAAGGCTCGTCCGAGAAGAACGACAAGGAGGAGGCGTATGTGCAAATGTTGAAATCCGCTGGTTATATTTGCGAATGTTTACGTACTTTGCGATTTGAGTTTGtgaatatttcgaaattgcaAACTTGTCTCTTAGCAGCGGACAAATATAGtg GTCTGATATTAACAAGTCCTCGTACAGTTGAAGCTATTGCACTGGCAGTGAAAGATGATGcaagtattttgtatcattGGAAACAGGTGCCAGCATACTGTATAGGACCTGCAACAGATTCTCTCGCAAGAAGTCAGCTCGACTTGCAACATTGTATTGGTAGTCAGTCTGGCAACTCAAAGCAACTGgcagaacaaattatttctaatgtaaagaaaaattcaaaaccATTATTGTATCCATGCAGTGAGATTGCACGCGACACTATAGCTTGTACTCTTGACAATAATGAAGTTTCAATACACAAGATTGTGGTTTATAGGACATTAGAAAGTGAATCTTTAGAACAGGACCTTTTAGAAGTgcttaaaaaatcttataatatatttgtttttttcagtCCATCTGCAGTAGAATTTATTGTAGCACAACTTAAGAGAAATTcttgtaatataaaagatataaaagcaGTAGCAATTGGTCCTGTGACAAAagatgcattaattaattctggtttcaatatatatgccACTGCAGATAAACCTGAACCAGCTAGTTTAGTCCATGTAATTAAAGCAGCTGAGTATATAGAAAATTCAAGTGAAGATGTTTCgtga
- the LOC105671067 gene encoding uncharacterized protein isoform X3: protein MFPFQYVITVQFVDNFVSDWLQFDQFIFISNEGNAELCSARMSQSFKTWHKNAPFSKESTTTRSYHFPANMWEKERVDGKKKLKVHAIPIIFGHAIMQMQNNRASEHRSNARSTQHSPILVYTDPSSKDVVILSQCDETRHYESTEPMQESLLAHLAPSNENEINNVQQENKEVDAQHQETCTNIHASSKQTFLSEDVPLEENECDIISNDESVHKQEVELLTAQKKFATSDCNCGMAEKYKKLEKLYLKSERSRVLMKKNHNRLQVIMKRKIMKLKKIVQKSFIHESIPASLKLPELNYAEYTYERIKNEFHNCK from the exons ATGTTTCCGTTTCAATACGTCATCACAGTTCAGTTTGTTGATAACTTTGTGTCGGACTGGTTGCAATTTgaccaatttatttttataagcaaCG aagGAAATGCCGAGTTGTGCAGCGCCAGGATGTCGCAGTCATTCAAGACATGGCACAAAAATGCACCGTTTTCCAAAGAATCCACAACGACGAGAAGT taccATTTTCCAGCAAACATGTGGGAAAAGGAGCGTGTTGATggaaagaagaaattgaaaGTGCACGCTATACCAATAATATTTGGACATGCTATCatgcaaatgcaaaataatagagCTTCAG agCATAGATCTAATGCGAGGTCTACACAGCACTCACCGATATTAGTATATACAGATCCATCAAGTAAAGACGTTGTGATATTATCTCAATGTGATGAAACCAGACATTACGAGAGTACAGAGCCTATGCAGGAATCTTTATTGGCACACTTAGCACCATcaaatgaaaatgaaattaacaatgtACAACAGGAAAATAAGGAAGTGGATGCACAGCACCAAGAGACATGTACTAATATTCATGCTTCCAGTAAGCAGACTTTTTTATCGGAAGATGTACCTCTGGAGGAAAATGAATGCGATATCATTAGCAACGATGAAAGTGTACATAAACAGGAAGTCGAATTATTAACTGCACAGAAGAAATTCGCAACATCTGACTGCAATTGTGGTATGGCAGAGAAGTACAAAAAACTTGAgaaactatatttaaaaagtgaaaGATCGAgggttttaatgaaaaaaaatcacaaccGATTGCAAGTCATTATGAAGAGGAAAATTatgaaactgaaaaaaattgtac aaaaatcatttattcatGAATCTATACCAGCCAGTTTGAAATTACCCGAGCTCAATTATGCAGAGTACACATACGAAAGGATCAAAAATGAATTTCATAACTGCAAATAG
- the Pez gene encoding tyrosine-protein phosphatase non-receptor type 14 isoform X2, which translates to MPFSALKFHLKKSRQYNVVSKNQYVICVELLDTTSIECTLSIDSVGQECLNNVTQRLGLGQPEFFGLRYLCCHGTASLRWVDMDKPLKRQLEKDAKNFTLYLRVMYYVTDVQLIQDDMTRYHYYLQLKSDIFEDKIHCNSRQACLLASYSMQAEFGNYSSEKHTTEYLQQCTFFPNDVIKTDPGGQDSLLHTAICQYKSLVNVTQATAEELYISIATQLEGYGNETFTAKDNSNNKVILGISVNGIMMVYPNTQATQFYRWRDISNVINHKKTFRIECQLEGEEAKQFLFSESRDAKYIWRLCIAQHTFYMQYQERRPLERTNGYFDNETNDSSEQAVSVNLESRNTDNHTRWTSYNDLSTSPYPVVSVSSTDINSLRALLPSYRPAPDYETAVQMKYNNGGNPPQPYYANQSAIVGSDISCLLGNVNRNRY; encoded by the exons ATGCCATTCAGTGCACTTAAGTTTCACTTAAAGAAAAGCAGACAATACAACGTTGTATCCAAGAACCAGTATGTCATCTGTGTCGAATTGTTGGATACTACTTCCATAGAATGCACACTCAGTATTGACAGTGTCGGTCAGGAATGTCTGAACAATGTGACACAGCGTTTGGGACTGGGACAGCCAGAATTCTTCGGCTTACGCTACCTTTGCTGTCACGGTACAGCCTCGTTGCGATGGGTAGACATGGACAAACCCTTGAAAAGACAACTTGAGAAAGATGCTAAGAACTTTACGCTTTATTTAAGAGTTATGTACTATGTTACAGATGTTCAACTTATTCAAGATGATATGACAAG atatcattattatctaCAATTGAAGAGTGATAtatttgaagataaaatacattgtaatTCTAGACAAGCTTGTTTATTAGCAAGCTATTCTATGCAAGCTGAGTTTGGAAATTATAGTTCAGAAAAACACACAACTGAATATCTCCAACAATGTACTTTCTTTCCGaat GATGTGATTAAGACAGATCCAGGTGGGCAAGATTCTCTCTTACATACAGCAATATGTCAATACAAGAGTCTTGTTAATGTTACACAAGCTACTGCAGAAGAGCTGTATATTTCAATTGCTACGCAATTAGAAGGATATGGCAATGAAACGTTCACTGCAAAG GATAacagtaataataaagttatccTTGGAATTTCCGTCAATGGAATTATGATGGTTTATCCTAACACGCAAGCAACACAATTTTacag ATGGAGAGACATCAGTAATGTCATAAATCACAAAAAAACGTTTAGGATAGAGTGCCAATTGGAAGGTGAAGaagcaaaacaatttttattttctgaatcacgtgatgcaaaatatatatggaGATTATGCATAGCTCagcatacattttatatgcagTATCAAGAACGTCGTCCATTGGAAAGAACTAATGGCTACTTT gATAATGAGACAAACGATTCTAGCGAACAAGCAGTATCCGTAAATTTGGAAAGTCGAAATACGGACAATCATACGCGATGGACAAGCTACAATGACCTTTCAACATCGCCATATCCTGTTGTATCCGTTTCATCAACGGATATAAATAGTTTGCGCGCATTATTACCATCCTACAGACCAGCACCCGATTATGAAACGGCGGTACAAATGAAATACAATAATGGAGGAAATCCTCCTCAGCCTTATTACGCGAATCAATCCGCGATAGTTGGCTCGGACATTTCATGTCTCCTTGGTAATGTCAATCGCAATAGATATTGA
- the Pez gene encoding tyrosine-protein phosphatase non-receptor type 14 isoform X1: protein MLTQGRVMSVRYFKTSGEFAYAQHYQRLNFFAIAKMPFSALKFHLKKSRQYNVVSKNQYVICVELLDTTSIECTLSIDSVGQECLNNVTQRLGLGQPEFFGLRYLCCHGTASLRWVDMDKPLKRQLEKDAKNFTLYLRVMYYVTDVQLIQDDMTRYHYYLQLKSDIFEDKIHCNSRQACLLASYSMQAEFGNYSSEKHTTEYLQQCTFFPNDVIKTDPGGQDSLLHTAICQYKSLVNVTQATAEELYISIATQLEGYGNETFTAKDNSNNKVILGISVNGIMMVYPNTQATQFYRWRDISNVINHKKTFRIECQLEGEEAKQFLFSESRDAKYIWRLCIAQHTFYMQYQERRPLERTNGYFDNETNDSSEQAVSVNLESRNTDNHTRWTSYNDLSTSPYPVVSVSSTDINSLRALLPSYRPAPDYETAVQMKYNNGGNPPQPYYANQSAIVGSDISCLLGNVNRNRY from the exons ATGCTTACACAAGGGAGAGTGATGAGTGTACGATATTTTAAGACATCGGGTGAGTTTGCATATGCGCAACACTACCAGCGCCTGAA TTTCTTCGCGATTGCTAAAATGCCATTCAGTGCACTTAAGTTTCACTTAAAGAAAAGCAGACAATACAACGTTGTATCCAAGAACCAGTATGTCATCTGTGTCGAATTGTTGGATACTACTTCCATAGAATGCACACTCAGTATTGACAGTGTCGGTCAGGAATGTCTGAACAATGTGACACAGCGTTTGGGACTGGGACAGCCAGAATTCTTCGGCTTACGCTACCTTTGCTGTCACGGTACAGCCTCGTTGCGATGGGTAGACATGGACAAACCCTTGAAAAGACAACTTGAGAAAGATGCTAAGAACTTTACGCTTTATTTAAGAGTTATGTACTATGTTACAGATGTTCAACTTATTCAAGATGATATGACAAG atatcattattatctaCAATTGAAGAGTGATAtatttgaagataaaatacattgtaatTCTAGACAAGCTTGTTTATTAGCAAGCTATTCTATGCAAGCTGAGTTTGGAAATTATAGTTCAGAAAAACACACAACTGAATATCTCCAACAATGTACTTTCTTTCCGaat GATGTGATTAAGACAGATCCAGGTGGGCAAGATTCTCTCTTACATACAGCAATATGTCAATACAAGAGTCTTGTTAATGTTACACAAGCTACTGCAGAAGAGCTGTATATTTCAATTGCTACGCAATTAGAAGGATATGGCAATGAAACGTTCACTGCAAAG GATAacagtaataataaagttatccTTGGAATTTCCGTCAATGGAATTATGATGGTTTATCCTAACACGCAAGCAACACAATTTTacag ATGGAGAGACATCAGTAATGTCATAAATCACAAAAAAACGTTTAGGATAGAGTGCCAATTGGAAGGTGAAGaagcaaaacaatttttattttctgaatcacgtgatgcaaaatatatatggaGATTATGCATAGCTCagcatacattttatatgcagTATCAAGAACGTCGTCCATTGGAAAGAACTAATGGCTACTTT gATAATGAGACAAACGATTCTAGCGAACAAGCAGTATCCGTAAATTTGGAAAGTCGAAATACGGACAATCATACGCGATGGACAAGCTACAATGACCTTTCAACATCGCCATATCCTGTTGTATCCGTTTCATCAACGGATATAAATAGTTTGCGCGCATTATTACCATCCTACAGACCAGCACCCGATTATGAAACGGCGGTACAAATGAAATACAATAATGGAGGAAATCCTCCTCAGCCTTATTACGCGAATCAATCCGCGATAGTTGGCTCGGACATTTCATGTCTCCTTGGTAATGTCAATCGCAATAGATATTGA
- the LOC105671067 gene encoding uncharacterized protein isoform X2: MYHFPANMWEKERVDGKKKLKVHAIPIIFGHAIMQMQNNRASEHRSNARSTQHSPILVYTDPSSKDVVILSQCDETRHYESTEPMQESLLAHLAPSNENEINNVQQENKEVDAQHQETCTNIHASSKQTFLSEDVPLEENECDIISNDESVHKQEVELLTAQKKFATSDCNCGMAEKYKKLEKLYLKSERSRVLMKKNHNRLQVIMKRKIMKLKKIVRTISPGKWFDTSTNTYVGNVTLPGHNSNNEATHGLVFMLAGVAQRWKQTVAYFYSGNSTNGSIYKSIILNIIEEANKIGLRVQSIVSDMSAPNQAMWKSFNINVSRYSTVQNK, encoded by the exons atg taccATTTTCCAGCAAACATGTGGGAAAAGGAGCGTGTTGATggaaagaagaaattgaaaGTGCACGCTATACCAATAATATTTGGACATGCTATCatgcaaatgcaaaataatagagCTTCAG agCATAGATCTAATGCGAGGTCTACACAGCACTCACCGATATTAGTATATACAGATCCATCAAGTAAAGACGTTGTGATATTATCTCAATGTGATGAAACCAGACATTACGAGAGTACAGAGCCTATGCAGGAATCTTTATTGGCACACTTAGCACCATcaaatgaaaatgaaattaacaatgtACAACAGGAAAATAAGGAAGTGGATGCACAGCACCAAGAGACATGTACTAATATTCATGCTTCCAGTAAGCAGACTTTTTTATCGGAAGATGTACCTCTGGAGGAAAATGAATGCGATATCATTAGCAACGATGAAAGTGTACATAAACAGGAAGTCGAATTATTAACTGCACAGAAGAAATTCGCAACATCTGACTGCAATTGTGGTATGGCAGAGAAGTACAAAAAACTTGAgaaactatatttaaaaagtgaaaGATCGAgggttttaatgaaaaaaaatcacaaccGATTGCAAGTCATTATGAAGAGGAAAATTatgaaactgaaaaaaattgtacgtaC CATTTCTCCGGGGAAATGGTTTGATACGTCCACCAATACGTACGTAGGTAATGTAACTTTGCCAGGTCATAATAGTAACAATGAAGCGACACATGGCCTAGTATTTATGCTTGCAGGTGTTGCTCAAAGGTGGAAACAAACCGtggcatatttttattccggTAATAGTACAAACGGATCGATTTATaagtcaataattttaaatattattgaggAAGCTAACAAAATAGGATTGCGTGTCCAGAGTATCGTATCCGATATGAGTGCTCCGAACCAGGCAATGTGGAAATcgtttaacattaatgtttctCGATATTCGACGgtacaaaataaat aa
- the LOC105671067 gene encoding uncharacterized protein isoform X1, with translation MFPFQYVITVQFVDNFVSDWLQFDQFIFISNEGNAELCSARMSQSFKTWHKNAPFSKESTTTRSYHFPANMWEKERVDGKKKLKVHAIPIIFGHAIMQMQNNRASEHRSNARSTQHSPILVYTDPSSKDVVILSQCDETRHYESTEPMQESLLAHLAPSNENEINNVQQENKEVDAQHQETCTNIHASSKQTFLSEDVPLEENECDIISNDESVHKQEVELLTAQKKFATSDCNCGMAEKYKKLEKLYLKSERSRVLMKKNHNRLQVIMKRKIMKLKKIVRVAQRWKQTVAYFYSGNSTNGSIYKSIILNIIEEANKIGLRVQSIVSDMSAPNQAMWKSFNINVSRYSTVQNK, from the exons ATGTTTCCGTTTCAATACGTCATCACAGTTCAGTTTGTTGATAACTTTGTGTCGGACTGGTTGCAATTTgaccaatttatttttataagcaaCG aagGAAATGCCGAGTTGTGCAGCGCCAGGATGTCGCAGTCATTCAAGACATGGCACAAAAATGCACCGTTTTCCAAAGAATCCACAACGACGAGAAGT taccATTTTCCAGCAAACATGTGGGAAAAGGAGCGTGTTGATggaaagaagaaattgaaaGTGCACGCTATACCAATAATATTTGGACATGCTATCatgcaaatgcaaaataatagagCTTCAG agCATAGATCTAATGCGAGGTCTACACAGCACTCACCGATATTAGTATATACAGATCCATCAAGTAAAGACGTTGTGATATTATCTCAATGTGATGAAACCAGACATTACGAGAGTACAGAGCCTATGCAGGAATCTTTATTGGCACACTTAGCACCATcaaatgaaaatgaaattaacaatgtACAACAGGAAAATAAGGAAGTGGATGCACAGCACCAAGAGACATGTACTAATATTCATGCTTCCAGTAAGCAGACTTTTTTATCGGAAGATGTACCTCTGGAGGAAAATGAATGCGATATCATTAGCAACGATGAAAGTGTACATAAACAGGAAGTCGAATTATTAACTGCACAGAAGAAATTCGCAACATCTGACTGCAATTGTGGTATGGCAGAGAAGTACAAAAAACTTGAgaaactatatttaaaaagtgaaaGATCGAgggttttaatgaaaaaaaatcacaaccGATTGCAAGTCATTATGAAGAGGAAAATTatgaaactgaaaaaaattgtac GTGTTGCTCAAAGGTGGAAACAAACCGtggcatatttttattccggTAATAGTACAAACGGATCGATTTATaagtcaataattttaaatattattgaggAAGCTAACAAAATAGGATTGCGTGTCCAGAGTATCGTATCCGATATGAGTGCTCCGAACCAGGCAATGTGGAAATcgtttaacattaatgtttctCGATATTCGACGgtacaaaataaat aa
- the LOC105671066 gene encoding uncharacterized protein, producing the protein MPFCCIVPDCKTGYIKSVYQNKIKKKLSLFRPRTDDMLLKWRQVICRPETKPLLKSHGVRELHFKEEDIERYYVTRLSNGSIFRMLKDVATGNTAIKSIDYRSIPTLSSGFIDRPWRVFGNEGDKGNRKRLLEFRGFEFSADTDELSVKMRQVSQQLGVGDLVSICNILAMDYTSTKQEVINRICSGLMDLSQLACDAEEEEFEHDDEEDDRSEGQNDDRSEKQDDIDHSIKQERKGQVMQQQVVLQPQHFSLSYKDVENVIRTFDDTDAYPVER; encoded by the exons atgccATTCTGTTGTATTGTGCCTGATTGCAAAACTGGGTATATTAAGAGCgtgtatcaaaataaaatcaagaaGAAGCTGAGTTTGTTCAGACCACGTACA GATGATATGTTACTGAAGTGGCGGCAGGTAATCTGTCGTCCTGAAACAAAACCATTATTAAAATCCCATGGCGTTCgtgaattacattttaaagaaGAGGACATTGAGAGATACTATGTTACTAGGTTGAGTAATGGAAGTATTTTTAGAATGCTAAAAG ACGTGGCAACCGGAAATACGGCCATTAAAAGCATCGATTATCGATCGATTCCTACTTTATCAAGCGGATTTATCGACCGACCATGGAGAG TTTTCGGAAACGAAGGTGATAAGGGTAATCGAAAAAGACTGTTGGAATTTCGAGGATTTGAATTTTCAGCCGATACAGACGAACTTTCAGTTAAAATGAGACAGGTATCTCAGCAATTAGGTGTTGGTGACCTGGTGTCCATCTGCAATATATTAGCTATGGATTATACGAGCACAAAACAAGAAGTAATAAATCGTATTTGCAGCGGCCTGATGGATTTAAGCCAGCTAGCATGCGATGCAGAAGAAGAGGAGTTCGAGCACGACGACGAGGAAGACGATAGAAGCGAAGGACAGAACGATGACAGGAGTGAGAAGCAGGATGATATAGACCATTCAATCAaacaagaaagaaaaggaCAAGTGATGCAACAACAAGTGGTGCTGCAACCACAACATTTTTCTTTGAGCTACAAAGACGTGGAAAATGTTATTCGTACATTTGACGATACTGATGCCTATCCGGTGGAGCGCTGA
- the LOC105671067 gene encoding uncharacterized protein isoform X4, with amino-acid sequence MFPFQYVITVQFVDNFVSDWLQFDQFIFISNEGNAELCSARMSQSFKTWHKNAPFSKESTTTRSYHFPANMWEKERVDGKKKLKVHAIPIIFGHAIMQMQNNRASEHRSNARSTQHSPILVYTDPSSKDVVILSQCDETRHYESTEPMQESLLAHLAPSNENEINNVQQENKEVDAQHQETCTNIHASSKQTFLSEDVPLEENECDIISNDESVHKQEVELLTAQKKFATSDCNCGMAEKYKKLEKLYLKSERSRVLMKKNHNRLQVIMKRKIMKLKKIKNHLFMNLYQPV; translated from the exons ATGTTTCCGTTTCAATACGTCATCACAGTTCAGTTTGTTGATAACTTTGTGTCGGACTGGTTGCAATTTgaccaatttatttttataagcaaCG aagGAAATGCCGAGTTGTGCAGCGCCAGGATGTCGCAGTCATTCAAGACATGGCACAAAAATGCACCGTTTTCCAAAGAATCCACAACGACGAGAAGT taccATTTTCCAGCAAACATGTGGGAAAAGGAGCGTGTTGATggaaagaagaaattgaaaGTGCACGCTATACCAATAATATTTGGACATGCTATCatgcaaatgcaaaataatagagCTTCAG agCATAGATCTAATGCGAGGTCTACACAGCACTCACCGATATTAGTATATACAGATCCATCAAGTAAAGACGTTGTGATATTATCTCAATGTGATGAAACCAGACATTACGAGAGTACAGAGCCTATGCAGGAATCTTTATTGGCACACTTAGCACCATcaaatgaaaatgaaattaacaatgtACAACAGGAAAATAAGGAAGTGGATGCACAGCACCAAGAGACATGTACTAATATTCATGCTTCCAGTAAGCAGACTTTTTTATCGGAAGATGTACCTCTGGAGGAAAATGAATGCGATATCATTAGCAACGATGAAAGTGTACATAAACAGGAAGTCGAATTATTAACTGCACAGAAGAAATTCGCAACATCTGACTGCAATTGTGGTATGGCAGAGAAGTACAAAAAACTTGAgaaactatatttaaaaagtgaaaGATCGAgggttttaatgaaaaaaaatcacaaccGATTGCAAGTCATTATGAAGAGGAAAATTatgaaactgaaaaaaatt aaaaatcatttattcatGAATCTATACCAGCCAGTTTGA